A genomic region of Vampirovibrio chlorellavorus contains the following coding sequences:
- a CDS encoding heavy metal translocating P-type ATPase — MKTSPHWSAILTLITLVGLLLHGLFWRLGLPCSLLPLQAVLAISAIPLTLQVFRKTLKKDFGADILAVLALLTSLALGEYLAGTLIVLMMAGGQTLEQFALRKASSVLEALAKRMPSVAHRQTGEQIEEVALDEIAIGDRLVIFPHETAPVDGTVLEGQGSMDESYLTGEPYQVDKAPGSSILSGAINGETALVIRAEKRAVDSRYATIMTVMQDAEQKRPSMRRLADQIGTIFTPVALLLALATWAITGEAVRFLAVLVIATPCPLLIAIPITIISAISLAAKRGIIIKDPVVLERLPTCQTAIFDKTGTLTYGKPAVTEILPAPSFQKSALLQAAAGLERYSKHPLASAILEAAARENLPLPKAGEVSEKPGQGLSGLVNGHRWHLTSRHKIDRLWPQLAANLPPVAAGLECVLLCDDQYAGLFRLRDAPRAEGHSFIGHLGPSHRFKKVLLLSGDRASEVAYLAEVLGIQNTLAEQSPEQKVAIVRAETALAPTLFMGDGINDAPALATATVGLAFGQHSSVTSEAAGAVILENTLVKVDELLHISLLLRRIALQCAIGGMVLSLLGMGLAALGYLSPVQGALVQEAIDLLAILNALRLAWRPRIAIDMAC, encoded by the coding sequence ATGAAAACCTCTCCACACTGGTCAGCGATACTTACCCTAATCACCCTTGTGGGGTTATTGCTGCATGGGCTATTCTGGCGACTGGGGCTCCCCTGCTCCCTGCTGCCGCTTCAGGCCGTTTTGGCCATAAGCGCCATTCCCTTGACCCTTCAGGTCTTTAGGAAAACGCTCAAGAAAGACTTCGGTGCCGATATTCTGGCCGTGCTGGCCCTGCTGACCAGTCTGGCCCTGGGAGAGTATCTGGCCGGAACGCTGATTGTCCTGATGATGGCAGGCGGGCAAACCCTGGAACAATTTGCCTTGCGCAAGGCCTCCTCTGTCCTTGAGGCGTTGGCCAAGCGGATGCCCAGTGTCGCCCATCGCCAGACCGGTGAGCAAATTGAGGAAGTCGCCCTTGACGAGATCGCCATTGGGGATCGTCTGGTGATCTTTCCCCATGAAACCGCCCCGGTGGACGGTACGGTGCTGGAGGGTCAGGGGAGCATGGATGAGTCCTACCTGACCGGTGAACCCTATCAGGTAGACAAGGCGCCGGGGTCTTCCATCCTGTCCGGCGCCATTAACGGGGAAACCGCTCTGGTGATTCGGGCGGAAAAACGGGCCGTTGACTCCCGCTACGCCACCATTATGACTGTGATGCAAGATGCCGAACAGAAACGCCCCAGCATGCGCCGCCTGGCAGACCAGATCGGCACCATCTTCACGCCCGTAGCCCTGCTGCTGGCACTGGCTACCTGGGCTATCACCGGGGAGGCAGTCCGCTTTCTGGCCGTGCTGGTCATTGCCACGCCCTGTCCTTTGTTGATTGCCATTCCCATCACCATCATCAGCGCCATTTCTCTGGCCGCCAAACGTGGCATTATTATTAAAGACCCGGTGGTGCTGGAGCGTTTACCCACCTGCCAAACCGCTATTTTTGACAAAACCGGGACGCTCACCTATGGCAAACCCGCCGTGACGGAAATTTTACCAGCCCCTTCCTTTCAAAAATCGGCGTTACTGCAAGCGGCAGCTGGCCTGGAGCGCTACTCCAAACATCCACTGGCCTCCGCTATTCTCGAAGCTGCAGCCCGGGAAAACCTCCCCCTGCCCAAAGCCGGTGAAGTCTCCGAAAAGCCGGGACAGGGCCTATCCGGACTGGTCAACGGACACCGCTGGCATTTGACCAGCCGGCATAAAATTGACCGACTCTGGCCACAATTGGCAGCCAACCTGCCGCCGGTGGCCGCGGGATTGGAATGCGTTCTACTGTGCGACGATCAATACGCCGGACTATTTCGCCTGCGGGATGCCCCCCGTGCCGAGGGACATTCCTTTATTGGTCATCTGGGGCCCTCTCACCGCTTTAAAAAAGTCCTGCTGCTGTCCGGAGATCGCGCTTCGGAAGTGGCCTATCTCGCAGAGGTGTTGGGCATTCAGAACACGTTAGCAGAGCAATCCCCCGAGCAAAAAGTCGCTATCGTTCGAGCGGAAACGGCATTGGCTCCCACCCTGTTTATGGGCGATGGCATTAATGATGCTCCCGCACTGGCCACCGCGACCGTTGGGCTGGCCTTTGGCCAACACAGCAGCGTCACCAGTGAGGCTGCCGGGGCCGTCATCCTGGAAAATACCCTGGTCAAAGTGGATGAGCTTTTGCACATCAGCCTGCTGCTTCGCCGGATCGCCCTGCAATGCGCCATCGGGGGCATGGTCCTGAGTCTGCTGGGCATGGGGCTGGCGGCCCTGGGTTATCTCTCGCCGGTGCAAGGGGCACTGGTGCAGGAAGCCATTGATCTGCTGGCCATTCTCAACGCCTTGCGGCTGGCCTGGCGTCCCCGAATTGCAATTGATATGGCTTGTTAA